Sequence from the Nocardia cyriacigeorgica GUH-2 genome:
CCGGATTCAGCTGATCAGCGAATTCATCAGGGTGCCCGCGCTGGTGGCGATGACGCCGCCGAGCATGCCGCCGACCACCATCTTGGGTGATGCCAGCGCCCCGTTGTTCCACTTCTCCCAGGCGAAGCGCCCGCCCGCGACGGTGATGCCGACAACCCCCGACAGCAGCACAAACCAGGTGAAATACCGCACGAGCGTGTCGATCTGCGCGGAGATCGGTGGCGCCTGTGGCGTGGGATCGCTCACTTGCGCGACGAACTCGTGAACTGCGTGAAGGACCATGATGCCCACTCCGTCAACGAATTCTCGTCTGATAGTGAAGCAATTGATACCTGACAGCTATCGCGACGAAGTATCCAGCGTGCGGGGTTGTGGCGTCAAGACCGGATCGTGACCTGAACCGGGCGATGCGCGGGCTACGACGGTCCGTAGTATGGGTGGGTGTGTTCTTCCGGGCCGGCCGCCGCCTCCTTGCGGGGCGCGTTCGTCGGCTCCGCGTGCGGTGCGGTGAGTATCGCCGCCCACGCGGTGGGTGGTGGTGCGGTGGCGCCGGGATCGTCGTCGGTTACCTTGCTGCTCGCGGCGTGCGCGCTGATCGGCGTGCTTACCCGCGCATTGCCGCTGCGGCCCGGTCTCGCTCAGGTGATGGTGCTGCTGACCGCCGGGCAGGCCGTCGGCCATCTCGCGCTCACCGCGGGCCCTGGCCATCAGCACGGCTCACATTCGGCCGCTCTCATGCTCGCCACTCACCTGATCGCCATCCCGATCGGCGCGGTACTGATCCGGGGCGCCGAACTTGCGGCACGTCGAGCGGTATCGAGAGTGCACCGCGCCGTGGCGAGGTTGTGTGCCGCGCTGCTCGCGCCGCCACCGTGGGCGCCGAATTGCCTTGTCGCCGGCACCGACCCGCTGATCCCGCCGCGACCGCTGCTCACCTCCGGATGCGGAACTCGCGGACCCCCCGCGCTCGCCTGGTAGTTCCCTTTCCCCCGTTCGGGATTCGTCGCGACTCTCGGCGGGCACGCACTCGATCATCGAGAAGTCGAGTGACAGACGGCCGTGCGGTCATGACCTTCGGTCGTTACCGCGTCCGATCCATCGCGTTGCCACTCCATCCGGGCACCCCATGTACCGGGTGCCCCGACGACGCGCGCCGCACCGCGATATCAGGGCCCGGCCGTGCCGCTCGCCGCAGGCAGGGAACTACGCGCATCCACCACCCAGACATCGACCCGCACAGGGAGATTCCATGTTCCACCACACTCCGGCCGGCGCACGCCTGCGTCGCGCCGCCGCCACCGCCTTGGTGGCCGCCGCACCACTGGTCGCGCTCGGCTGCTCCGACAAACCCGCGGCACCGGCCGATGCCGCGTCGGCGGTCACCGTCAGCGAGCAGTGGGCCAAGGCCGCCGACAGCGGCATGTCGGCCGCGTTCGGTCAGCTGCACAATGGCGGCGATCGGGCCGTCACCGTGGTCTCGGCGACCAGCCCGGCCTCGGCCACCGTCGAACTGCACGAGGTGGTGACCGGCGACGACGGCGTCAAGGTCATGCGCCCGAAGCCGGGCGGCTTCGTCATCGCGGCGGGCGCCGATCTCGCGCTCGAGCCCGGCGGCAACCACATCATGTTCATGGGTTTGCGCGGACCGCTGCGCACCGGGTCGGAAGCACCGGTCACGCTCACCTTCGACGACGGCTCGACCACCACCTTCACCGCACAGGTTCGCGATTTCCCCGGCAATCAGGAGAATTACGAGCCCGGCGGCGATCACGGTGACGGCGCTGCGGCGCCGGGGCACGGTGGTTGAGCCGGCCCGCGCCCGTTC
This genomic interval carries:
- a CDS encoding copper chaperone PCu(A)C, which translates into the protein MFHHTPAGARLRRAAATALVAAAPLVALGCSDKPAAPADAASAVTVSEQWAKAADSGMSAAFGQLHNGGDRAVTVVSATSPASATVELHEVVTGDDGVKVMRPKPGGFVIAAGADLALEPGGNHIMFMGLRGPLRTGSEAPVTLTFDDGSTTTFTAQVRDFPGNQENYEPGGDHGDGAAAPGHGG